A stretch of Pseudomonas sp. LRP2-20 DNA encodes these proteins:
- a CDS encoding VacJ family lipoprotein, producing MQTPSAAWLSARNTVLALSLLAASGCSQRSPAGACGPVAHQLSDPAEPANRAVFAFNRSVDDYLLAPVARGYTALPNFAQQGMHNFAANFGEPKVFANDLLQGNGQRAMTSLSRFIFNTTLGVAGLIDVSGKMGLARHESDFGQTFGVWNIADGPIVELPLLGTHNLRDATGRVLGLALDPFGDNSDTVQTLGTVAMAGGVVDGRAQALPLTDKLRTQPDYYQALRDYTAQQRANQVAEGKLGAPGKRPDQCQGGNTGE from the coding sequence ATGCAAACCCCTTCTGCTGCCTGGCTATCTGCCCGCAACACGGTCCTTGCCTTGTCGCTGCTCGCTGCCAGCGGCTGCAGCCAGCGCTCGCCGGCCGGCGCCTGCGGCCCTGTTGCCCATCAGCTCAGCGACCCGGCCGAACCGGCCAACCGCGCCGTGTTCGCCTTCAACCGCAGTGTCGACGATTACCTGCTGGCGCCGGTCGCCCGTGGCTATACCGCGTTGCCGAACTTCGCCCAGCAAGGCATGCACAACTTCGCCGCCAACTTCGGTGAGCCCAAGGTATTCGCCAACGACCTGTTGCAAGGCAACGGCCAACGGGCGATGACCAGCCTGAGCCGCTTCATTTTCAACACCACCCTCGGTGTGGCCGGCCTGATCGATGTCTCCGGCAAGATGGGGCTTGCCCGCCATGAGTCGGACTTCGGCCAGACCTTCGGCGTGTGGAACATCGCCGATGGCCCGATCGTCGAGCTGCCGCTGCTGGGCACGCACAACCTGCGCGATGCAACTGGCCGGGTACTGGGCTTGGCGCTGGACCCGTTCGGCGACAACAGCGATACGGTCCAGACCCTGGGCACCGTGGCCATGGCCGGTGGCGTGGTGGATGGCCGGGCGCAGGCGTTACCGCTGACCGACAAACTGCGCACTCAGCCGGACTACTACCAGGCCCTGCGCGACTACACCGCGCAGCAGCGTGCCAACCAGGTTGCCGAGGGCAAACTCGGCGCACCCGGCAAGCGCCCGGACCAATGTCAGGGAGGCAATACCGGTGAATGA
- a CDS encoding DUF3303 domain-containing protein, whose product MLFIIQWSIAPENRNAVMARFAKTGGLPPAELKVHGRWHAVGELQGFAVVESNDLQPVLQWTMDWSDLAHMQVSPAMTDAELGPILVAAVSKMTH is encoded by the coding sequence ATGCTTTTCATCATTCAATGGAGCATTGCCCCGGAAAACCGCAACGCCGTCATGGCCCGCTTCGCCAAGACCGGCGGCCTGCCACCTGCCGAGCTGAAGGTCCATGGCCGTTGGCATGCGGTAGGCGAGCTGCAGGGCTTTGCCGTGGTTGAAAGCAATGACCTGCAGCCGGTGTTGCAGTGGACTATGGACTGGAGCGACCTGGCGCACATGCAGGTCAGCCCGGCGATGACCGATGCCGAACTAGGCCCGATACTGGTGGCCGCCGTGAGCAAGATGACGCATTGA
- a CDS encoding MFS transporter, whose amino-acid sequence MTTPAATLAPAASAADQPQGFLVRIVGAAAFAHLLNDLIQAVLPSIYPMLKRDFSLSFAQIGWIALIYQVTASLLQPWVGMYTDKRPMPYLLPTGMLFTLVGIALLAFANSYEMLLVAAAVVGIGSATFHPEASRVARMASGGRFGTAQSTFQVGGNTGSAIGPLLTAAIVIPHGQPAIAWFMLAAGLAIFVLLRITGWTLRHGQTQLKGLAGQQAPGLSKGAMWRAVGVIAVLMFAKFVYIASFTNYFTFYLIEHFGLSVQQSQLYLFVFLAAVALGTFAGGPVGDRIGRKAVIWVSFLGVAPFALALPYANLAWTAVLAVAIGLVMSSAFAALVVYAQEAVPGRVGMVSGVMFGLMFGISGIGAAGLGELADLHGIEWVYQVISFLPLLGLATALLPATRSKAQPTRCC is encoded by the coding sequence ATGACGACTCCTGCCGCCACCTTGGCCCCTGCCGCCAGCGCTGCCGACCAACCCCAGGGCTTCCTGGTCCGCATTGTCGGCGCCGCTGCATTCGCCCACCTGCTCAACGACCTGATCCAGGCCGTGCTGCCGTCGATCTACCCGATGCTCAAGCGTGATTTCTCGCTGAGTTTCGCCCAGATCGGCTGGATCGCCCTGATCTACCAGGTCACCGCCTCGCTGCTGCAGCCCTGGGTCGGCATGTACACCGACAAGCGCCCCATGCCATACCTGCTTCCCACCGGCATGCTGTTCACCCTGGTCGGCATCGCCCTGCTCGCGTTCGCCAACAGTTACGAGATGCTGTTGGTCGCCGCTGCCGTAGTCGGTATCGGTTCGGCAACCTTCCATCCGGAAGCCTCGCGGGTGGCGCGCATGGCCTCCGGCGGGCGCTTCGGCACCGCGCAGTCGACCTTCCAGGTCGGCGGCAACACCGGCTCGGCGATCGGCCCGCTGCTGACCGCCGCCATCGTCATCCCCCACGGCCAGCCGGCCATCGCCTGGTTCATGCTGGCGGCCGGCCTGGCCATCTTCGTGCTGCTGCGCATCACCGGCTGGACTCTGCGCCATGGCCAGACCCAGCTCAAGGGCCTGGCCGGGCAACAGGCGCCAGGGCTGTCGAAGGGCGCCATGTGGCGGGCCGTGGGCGTGATCGCCGTGCTGATGTTCGCCAAGTTCGTCTACATCGCGTCGTTCACCAACTACTTCACCTTCTACCTGATCGAGCACTTCGGCCTGAGCGTGCAGCAAAGCCAGCTGTACCTGTTCGTATTCCTTGCCGCGGTGGCCCTGGGCACCTTTGCCGGTGGGCCAGTGGGTGACCGCATCGGGCGCAAGGCGGTGATCTGGGTCTCCTTCCTTGGCGTGGCCCCGTTCGCCCTCGCCCTGCCCTACGCCAACCTGGCCTGGACCGCCGTGCTGGCGGTGGCCATCGGCCTGGTGATGTCCTCGGCTTTCGCAGCGCTGGTGGTGTACGCCCAAGAGGCAGTGCCTGGCCGGGTCGGCATGGTGTCAGGGGTGATGTTCGGCCTGATGTTCGGCATCAGCGGCATCGGTGCCGCGGGCCTTGGCGAACTGGCCGACCTGCATGGCATCGAGTGGGTGTATCAGGTGATTTCGTTCCTGCCGCTGCTCGGCCTGGCCACCGCACTGCTGCCGGCGACCCGTTCGAAGGCGCAGCCTACCCGCTGCTGCTAA
- a CDS encoding AraC family transcriptional regulator, which yields MVKPQHELLMEVDEWPWEVGSRATDYPPDWYIAPHSHAKHQLIYAIKGLMLVESEAERWTVPPSRGIWMPCGQPHAIRCVGDVKMRSVFVRPDAATDMPQQSKAISISPLLSELIKASVDFTGPFVEDSREARIMRLILDEICVLPTLPLKLLHPSDARLRAICSALHERPHDTSTVADWGAHLGVDEKTIQRLFRKETGMTFGQWRQQARLMQALERIALGQRIIDVAGTLGYDSPSAFASMFKRQFGITPSQFFK from the coding sequence ATGGTCAAACCCCAGCACGAATTGCTGATGGAGGTCGATGAATGGCCCTGGGAGGTGGGCAGCCGGGCAACCGACTACCCGCCGGACTGGTACATCGCCCCTCACTCGCATGCCAAGCACCAGCTGATCTACGCCATCAAGGGCCTGATGCTGGTCGAGTCCGAGGCCGAGCGCTGGACCGTGCCACCCAGCCGCGGCATCTGGATGCCCTGCGGCCAGCCGCATGCGATTCGCTGCGTCGGTGACGTGAAGATGCGCAGCGTGTTCGTGCGCCCCGATGCAGCAACCGATATGCCGCAACAGAGCAAGGCCATCAGCATCTCGCCGTTGCTCAGTGAGCTGATCAAGGCGTCGGTCGACTTCACGGGGCCGTTTGTCGAGGACTCGCGAGAAGCGCGGATCATGCGTCTGATCCTCGATGAAATCTGCGTGCTGCCGACCCTGCCGCTGAAGCTGCTGCACCCCAGCGACGCGCGCCTGCGGGCCATCTGCTCGGCCCTGCACGAGCGCCCACACGACACCTCGACCGTGGCCGACTGGGGCGCGCACCTGGGCGTCGACGAGAAGACCATCCAGCGCCTGTTCCGCAAGGAAACCGGCATGACCTTCGGCCAGTGGCGCCAGCAGGCGCGGCTGATGCAGGCGCTGGAACGCATCGCCCTGGGCCAGCGCATCATCGATGTGGCGGGCACGCTGGGCTACGACAGCCCCAGCGCGTTCGCCAGCATGTTCAAGCGCCAGTTCGGCATCACCCCCAGTCAGTTCTTCAAGTGA
- a CDS encoding MFS transporter produces the protein MTNDSKLLRAALIFIACTSFIVCGVQPIFMGLLTEQLSLSLDQQGWVVSVEMIGMTLGTLLCPILMKRHGGRSLCLCVGALCVALSVATAFATSNTMLLVVRLAAGTCAGLVYAYAVSTLGRLPNQDRSFGLMLLLQTPEYSLFSAALPLLAAQSGTVTALSAFGLWYLLICGASLVLPRRPALSLASGEGSPAQVGSARTGCTALLGMLFMQIAIYCVWGFIDQLARDQGIAGVDIGWAFGLSAIGGLPGAGLPSLLGARVNRQLMIALGLVAVFISIAMLTGHTRTPMQLFVALLLINFGWVLSLSYYMALITTNDPTGKLTPLVSITLMGAAAVTPALIALLVEGSNQQLIFLLGTGALVIAFAVTCLGAGTKAVHSKAAV, from the coding sequence ATGACCAATGATTCCAAGCTGCTGCGTGCCGCCTTGATTTTCATTGCCTGTACATCATTCATCGTCTGCGGTGTGCAACCCATTTTCATGGGCTTGCTCACCGAGCAACTGAGCCTGTCACTCGACCAGCAGGGCTGGGTGGTGTCGGTCGAGATGATCGGCATGACCCTGGGCACCTTGCTGTGCCCGATCCTGATGAAGCGCCACGGCGGGCGCAGTCTGTGCCTGTGCGTCGGTGCGCTGTGCGTGGCCCTGAGCGTGGCCACGGCTTTTGCCACCAGCAACACGATGTTGCTGGTGGTGCGCCTGGCGGCCGGCACCTGTGCGGGGCTGGTGTATGCCTATGCGGTGTCGACGCTGGGCCGTTTGCCCAACCAGGACCGTTCATTTGGCCTGATGTTGCTGTTGCAGACGCCGGAGTACTCGTTGTTCAGCGCAGCGCTGCCGTTGCTTGCCGCGCAGAGTGGGACGGTGACCGCCTTGAGCGCGTTCGGCCTGTGGTACCTGCTGATTTGCGGCGCCAGCCTGGTCTTGCCGCGGCGCCCGGCGCTGTCACTGGCCAGCGGTGAAGGCTCGCCGGCCCAAGTCGGCTCGGCGCGCACGGGGTGCACGGCGCTGCTGGGCATGCTGTTCATGCAGATCGCCATTTATTGCGTGTGGGGCTTCATCGACCAGCTGGCGCGTGACCAAGGCATCGCTGGTGTCGATATCGGCTGGGCGTTCGGCCTGTCGGCCATCGGTGGCTTGCCCGGGGCCGGGCTGCCGAGCCTGCTGGGGGCGCGGGTCAACCGCCAGCTGATGATTGCGCTGGGGCTGGTGGCGGTGTTCATCTCCATTGCCATGCTCACTGGCCACACCCGCACGCCGATGCAGCTGTTCGTCGCGCTGCTGCTGATCAACTTTGGCTGGGTGCTGTCGTTGTCCTACTACATGGCGTTGATCACCACCAACGACCCGACCGGCAAGCTCACGCCGCTGGTCAGCATTACCTTGATGGGCGCGGCAGCGGTGACCCCGGCGCTGATCGCCCTGCTGGTGGAAGGCTCCAACCAGCAACTGATCTTCCTGCTGGGCACCGGGGCGCTGGTGATTGCCTTTGCCGTGACCTGCCTGGGGGCAGGGACCAAGGCCGTGCACAGCAAGGCGGCTGTCTGA